A DNA window from Leptolyngbya sp. KIOST-1 contains the following coding sequences:
- a CDS encoding 5-formyltetrahydrofolate cyclo-ligase — MIQSSSDLNHQAKSDLRRRLISARQSIPPQVWRQKSDRICAHLLNWSYFRQCRVILAYTSFRQEPDLSPLTAHHPHWGLPRCVDKKQLTWHYWSAQNAWPLRKGAYGIVEPHPRSPQIDLSLVDLMLVPAVACDVRGYRLGYGGGYYDRLLSQPPWHGIPTVGIVFEYARLPSLPRDVWDKPLAGVCSESGLFLGEK, encoded by the coding sequence GTGATTCAATCTTCTTCAGATCTCAACCATCAGGCTAAATCCGATCTGCGCCGCCGACTGATCAGCGCTCGCCAGAGCATTCCCCCCCAGGTGTGGCGACAAAAAAGCGATCGCATCTGCGCCCATCTGCTCAACTGGAGCTACTTTCGCCAGTGCCGGGTGATTCTGGCCTACACCAGCTTTCGCCAGGAGCCCGACCTCAGCCCCCTGACCGCCCACCACCCCCACTGGGGCCTGCCCCGCTGCGTCGACAAAAAACAGCTGACCTGGCACTACTGGTCGGCCCAGAACGCCTGGCCCCTGCGCAAGGGAGCCTACGGCATCGTGGAACCCCACCCCAGGTCGCCCCAGATCGACCTCTCCCTGGTCGATCTCATGCTCGTTCCCGCCGTCGCCTGCGACGTGCGCGGCTACCGCCTCGGCTACGGCGGCGGCTACTACGATCGCCTACTCAGTCAGCCGCCCTGGCACGGCATTCCCACCGTGGGCATTGTGTTTGAGTACGCCCGCCTGCCCAGCCTACCCCGCGATGTGTGGGACAAACCCCTGGCCGGCGTCTGCTCCGAAAGCGGCCTCTTCCTGGGCGAAAAGTAA
- a CDS encoding CatB-related O-acetyltransferase, producing MHGPSPTTRYPIPGVTRTAFLKTFVTNPNIVVGDYTYYDDFENPENFERNVLYHFDFIGDKLIIGKFCAIASDVKFIMNGGNHRTDWFTNYPFPVFCQGWESVMPSEWPHKGDTAIGHDVWIGYGATLMPGVQVGDGAIVATQSVVTKDVPPYAVVGGNPAQIIRYRFDQATIEALLAIQWWHWDIEKITRHLPAICGSDLQTLQSAV from the coding sequence ATGCACGGCCCCAGCCCCACCACCCGCTACCCGATCCCCGGCGTCACCCGCACGGCATTTCTCAAGACCTTTGTGACCAACCCCAACATCGTTGTGGGCGACTACACCTACTACGATGATTTCGAAAACCCCGAAAACTTTGAGCGCAACGTGCTCTACCACTTCGACTTCATCGGCGATAAGTTGATCATCGGCAAATTTTGCGCGATCGCCTCCGATGTCAAATTCATCATGAACGGCGGCAACCACCGCACCGACTGGTTCACCAACTACCCCTTCCCCGTGTTTTGCCAGGGCTGGGAGTCGGTCATGCCCAGCGAGTGGCCCCACAAGGGCGACACCGCGATCGGCCACGACGTCTGGATTGGCTACGGTGCAACGCTCATGCCCGGCGTCCAGGTGGGCGACGGAGCCATTGTTGCTACCCAATCCGTTGTGACCAAAGACGTACCTCCCTACGCTGTAGTCGGCGGCAACCCCGCCCAAATCATTCGCTACCGTTTTGATCAGGCCACCATTGAAGCCCTATTGGCGATCCAGTGGTGGCACTGGGATATTGAGAAAATTACCCGCCACCTACCTGCTATCTGCGGCTCTGACCTCCAGACCCTGCAATCTGCTGTTTAG
- a CDS encoding thiazole synthase, with translation MTFTDVAPAPALNADLAPVPGDSPLTIAGRTFASRLMTGTGKYSDFATMRQSIAASGCNIVTVAVRRVQTNAPGHEGLAEALDWSKIWMLPNTAGCKTAEEAIRVARLGREMAKLLGQEDNNFVKLEVIPDAKYLLPDPIGTLEAAEQLVKEGFAVLPYINADPLLANRLEEAGCATVMPLGSPIGSGQGIRNAANIQIIVENATVPVVVDAGIGTPSEAAEAMEMGADALLINTAIAKAADPVAMGRAMGLATLAGRLAYRAGRIPVQGKAIASSPLTGRITE, from the coding sequence ATGACCTTCACCGATGTTGCCCCCGCCCCTGCGCTCAATGCCGATCTGGCTCCTGTCCCTGGCGATTCCCCGTTAACCATTGCCGGGCGAACCTTTGCGTCGCGCCTGATGACCGGCACCGGCAAGTACAGCGACTTTGCCACCATGCGCCAGAGCATTGCCGCCAGCGGCTGCAACATTGTCACCGTGGCGGTGCGGCGGGTGCAGACCAATGCCCCCGGCCACGAGGGACTGGCCGAAGCCCTGGATTGGTCCAAGATCTGGATGCTGCCCAACACCGCAGGCTGCAAAACCGCCGAAGAGGCGATTCGCGTCGCTCGTCTGGGTCGCGAAATGGCCAAGCTGCTGGGCCAGGAGGACAACAACTTCGTCAAGCTCGAAGTCATCCCCGACGCCAAGTACCTGCTGCCCGACCCGATTGGCACCCTGGAAGCCGCCGAGCAGTTGGTCAAGGAAGGCTTTGCGGTGCTGCCCTACATCAACGCCGACCCGCTGCTGGCCAATCGCCTGGAAGAAGCGGGCTGCGCCACCGTCATGCCCCTGGGCTCACCGATCGGCTCCGGGCAGGGCATTCGCAACGCCGCCAACATTCAAATCATTGTTGAAAATGCCACCGTGCCGGTGGTGGTCGATGCGGGCATTGGCACCCCCAGCGAGGCCGCCGAAGCGATGGAGATGGGAGCCGATGCGCTGCTGATCAACACCGCGATCGCCAAAGCCGCCGACCCCGTCGCCATGGGCCGCGCCATGGGTCTGGCCACCCTGGCCGGACGCCTCGCCTACCGAGCCGGGCGGATTCCGGTGCAGGGAAAAGCGATCGCCAGCTCCCCACTAACCGGACGCATCACCGAGTAA
- a CDS encoding ABC transporter permease, producing MKQITATPWGVYSVWWRHFQVYRSTWLVNCLPPISEPIVYLLAFGYGLTPLIGEVEYLGQMVSYSRFLAPGMIAIGVLFQSFFEGAYSSFIRLNFQKTWQALLTAPLSYTDVFLGDWFWAATKGAIAGILTGLVAVVANLYDLSSLVLSLPLIFLGSLLFGAFGLLVAGAVNKVDQVNVPIFLVIIPMFTLCGTYFPRDTLPPLLARFASFLPLAALVDLLRWPLGLPPWWPLMLLWLLGWMVVMARLAALRIYPRLFS from the coding sequence ATGAAACAAATTACGGCCACCCCGTGGGGGGTGTATTCGGTCTGGTGGCGACACTTTCAGGTGTACCGCAGCACCTGGCTGGTCAACTGCCTGCCGCCGATCTCTGAGCCCATTGTCTACCTGCTGGCCTTTGGCTACGGCCTCACGCCCCTGATTGGCGAGGTGGAATACCTGGGGCAGATGGTGTCCTACTCGCGGTTCTTGGCACCGGGGATGATTGCCATTGGGGTGCTGTTTCAGTCGTTCTTTGAGGGGGCCTACAGCAGCTTCATTCGGCTCAATTTTCAAAAGACCTGGCAGGCGCTGCTGACGGCCCCGCTGAGCTATACCGATGTGTTTTTGGGGGACTGGTTTTGGGCCGCCACCAAGGGGGCGATCGCGGGCATTCTGACCGGTCTGGTGGCGGTAGTCGCCAACCTCTACGACCTCTCCAGCCTGGTGCTGTCGCTGCCGCTGATTTTCCTCGGCAGCCTGCTGTTTGGGGCCTTTGGCCTGCTGGTGGCGGGGGCGGTCAACAAGGTTGACCAGGTGAATGTGCCGATTTTTCTGGTCATCATTCCCATGTTTACCCTCTGCGGTACCTACTTCCCCCGCGACACGCTGCCGCCGCTGCTGGCCCGCTTTGCCAGTTTTCTGCCCCTGGCCGCGCTGGTGGACTTGCTGCGCTGGCCCCTGGGGCTGCCGCCCTGGTGGCCCCTGATGCTGCTGTGGCTCCTGGGCTGGATGGTGGTGATGGCGCGTCTGGCCGCCCTGCGGATCTATCCCCGGTTGTTCAGCTAA
- a CDS encoding ATP-binding cassette domain-containing protein — MGDALSLTAYDLWKTYGDEAVVQGISFTLAPGEIVGLLGPNGAGKTTTVGMLFGTVIPTKGFVQFGPWQLPGQGQLARAQMGIVTQEDNLDPDFTVFNNLTHFAHHYRITGAAARQRAGELLALVNLEHRADAQVDDLSGGMKRRLVLARALLNNPQVVFLDEPTTGLDPDARQDFWRLVQHLKANGCGILLTTHYMDEAQRLCDRLLLLQAGKVIDEGTPSDLVARVIGREVAEVEGVDAEPLKALADRHGAWYRAFGGGHLVTLPDDDPEAVWAQIEAHHPSRLLRRPANLEDVFLRLTGSVLE, encoded by the coding sequence GTGGGTGATGCGCTGAGTTTAACGGCCTACGATCTATGGAAAACCTACGGCGATGAGGCGGTGGTGCAGGGGATTAGCTTTACCCTGGCACCGGGGGAGATCGTGGGCCTGCTGGGGCCAAATGGGGCGGGCAAAACCACCACCGTGGGCATGCTGTTTGGCACGGTGATTCCCACCAAGGGGTTTGTGCAGTTCGGGCCCTGGCAGCTGCCGGGGCAGGGTCAGCTGGCCCGCGCCCAGATGGGCATCGTCACCCAGGAGGACAACCTCGACCCGGACTTTACGGTTTTCAACAACCTCACCCACTTTGCCCACCACTACCGCATCACCGGCGCGGCGGCGCGGCAGCGGGCGGGGGAACTGCTGGCTCTGGTCAATCTGGAACACCGGGCCGATGCCCAGGTGGATGACCTCTCGGGCGGCATGAAGCGGCGGCTGGTGCTGGCCCGCGCCCTGCTGAACAATCCCCAAGTGGTGTTTCTAGACGAACCTACGACAGGTCTCGACCCCGACGCCCGCCAGGACTTTTGGCGACTGGTGCAACACCTGAAGGCGAACGGCTGCGGCATTCTGCTAACGACCCACTACATGGATGAGGCCCAGCGGCTGTGCGATCGCCTGCTGCTGCTCCAGGCGGGTAAAGTGATCGACGAGGGCACCCCCAGCGACCTGGTGGCCCGCGTAATTGGCCGCGAGGTGGCCGAGGTCGAGGGAGTTGATGCCGAGCCGCTCAAAGCCCTGGCCGATCGCCACGGGGCCTGGTATCGCGCCTTTGGCGGGGGGCACCTGGTCACCCTGCCCGACGATGATCCTGAGGCGGTGTGGGCTCAAATTGAGGCCCACCATCCCAGTCGCCTGCTGCGACGGCCCGCCAACTTAGAAGATGTGTTCTTGCGACTCACCGGGAGCGTGCTGGAATGA
- a CDS encoding WD40 repeat domain-containing protein: MDFEEIAVLINQVAVERKGRPLKDVERLVLKGAWENKTYAAMATPAVGYTEDYLKKDVGPKLWQFLTDLVDTDRRGIRVTKRNIQNVLHTWAVQGLMATSSTEDAPLPSPTNSAPGAAPGAALGATLGATLALVVRDSPRIDLADCSGREAELAQFQQWIVDDRCRTVVLWGLPGVGKTTLAAAIAAAIGPQVERCGYLALPPDVTDEAVIVALLHWLAPAPPVALPPLAAVDWVLDQLEQRRILLILDDMDQLFEPQLPLGTYRANTDALQRLFHQGAERHHQSCLVWVSREKPADLSQVQGPRVQECSLGELAAEAVRPLLQLPAAPTPLPDGWTALIDRYGSHPLVLRGVGAIVRDLYQGQPKSLLQAHDRVVPMVVQRTFSQALDRLLAAEWAILYGLALAQEPMGLDDLIATLQPAPEDDAVQSVLGRGWVGCQPVEGGGLVLSLRPMVQTLVLERLHQELVAELEAESLGWLQRLPLVTMTAREVVQERQRAAMLVPLGDELRRRYPTEAALTAKGDRLLRALSGLANQPGYAASNLIHLCQYLGLGLSGVDFAQLAIWQGDLRRVSLQGANFSQAQFSDTAFATALGRNPVAAFSPPGSDQRRYLATGDHEGRLLLWDLRRGKLLWMFDEDQSQGVRSLAFSPQGDLLAVGTEAGDIWLWPVGTTYQTDVLSHHRVAVGALAFSPDGSQLASGDDSGQLCLWEVASGMSQGQLEAHHGPIHSLAYSAGGERADPWVNGLVSGGEDQRACLWNTRDRNLVKDFQARSTASIRTAGFLADPTDPACPQIPFAAGYDDHCLTIWNLNTGLPCWIVPADVQALPALAISPSGRYLVCSRQDFSVSVWDILERRACYTLPSLGAPVWALAFSTDSRYFVTGSNYTIKLWSARRGQCWRSFLSQAHRVGCLALSTDPGGDANAASGTILTGHDDTHLRLWQIAPGSPYASGPRTLAGHSGLVRAVALSADGRWLASSATDQTLRLWSAVSAESRVWPTAALATLLGFSPDGQWLVSASQEGTVSLWDTATGSSAGDLEACPDSATALAFSPDGRAIAIGSRDGSIGLWRLDQRTSLGTLSGHQGQIHGLAVSVDGTILASASYDGTVCWWDLAAALHHGPDQAQPAGQWRHPAEQWLQGVALNPTGELLALTSMAAQIEVWAVASSQCRHRLKGHSQDIWQVAVSPSRTHLISASQDDEIRVWALDSGVCQLTLRPDRPYEGVNIRGATGLSETETRMLKSLGAIVSY, translated from the coding sequence ATGGATTTTGAGGAAATTGCTGTACTCATTAACCAGGTCGCCGTAGAGCGAAAGGGCCGTCCGCTCAAGGATGTAGAACGGTTGGTGCTGAAGGGAGCCTGGGAAAACAAAACCTATGCGGCGATGGCGACCCCCGCCGTCGGCTATACCGAAGACTACCTCAAAAAAGACGTTGGCCCCAAGCTCTGGCAGTTCCTCACCGACCTGGTAGATACCGATCGCCGGGGTATTCGTGTCACCAAGCGTAACATTCAAAACGTGCTGCACACCTGGGCTGTTCAGGGGCTGATGGCTACCTCCTCCACCGAGGACGCCCCGCTACCGTCCCCGACTAACTCGGCTCCGGGAGCGGCTCCGGGAGCGGCTCTGGGCGCGACTCTGGGCGCGACTCTGGCCTTAGTCGTCCGCGACTCGCCGCGCATTGACCTGGCTGACTGCAGCGGGCGCGAGGCCGAACTGGCCCAGTTCCAACAGTGGATAGTAGACGATCGCTGCCGCACGGTGGTGCTGTGGGGTCTGCCGGGGGTGGGCAAGACCACCCTGGCTGCCGCGATCGCCGCGGCGATCGGTCCCCAGGTCGAGCGGTGCGGCTACCTGGCGCTCCCCCCCGACGTCACCGACGAGGCGGTGATTGTGGCCCTCCTGCACTGGCTCGCCCCGGCCCCGCCCGTGGCCCTGCCGCCCCTGGCTGCCGTCGACTGGGTGCTCGACCAGCTTGAGCAGCGCCGGATCCTGCTCATTCTCGACGATATGGATCAGCTGTTTGAGCCGCAGCTGCCGCTGGGCACCTACCGGGCCAATACCGACGCCCTGCAGCGGTTGTTCCACCAGGGGGCCGAGCGCCACCACCAGAGCTGCCTGGTTTGGGTCAGCCGGGAAAAGCCAGCCGATCTGTCCCAGGTACAGGGGCCCCGGGTGCAGGAATGCTCCCTGGGGGAGCTGGCCGCCGAAGCCGTTCGCCCCCTGCTGCAACTCCCCGCGGCCCCGACCCCTCTCCCAGACGGTTGGACCGCCCTGATCGATCGCTACGGCAGCCATCCCCTGGTGCTGCGGGGGGTAGGAGCGATTGTGCGCGACCTGTACCAGGGGCAGCCCAAATCGCTGCTGCAGGCGCACGACCGGGTGGTGCCGATGGTAGTACAGCGCACCTTTAGCCAGGCGCTGGATCGACTTTTGGCCGCAGAGTGGGCCATTCTCTACGGACTGGCCCTGGCCCAGGAACCGATGGGACTCGACGACCTGATCGCCACCCTACAGCCCGCCCCCGAGGATGACGCGGTGCAGTCCGTGTTGGGGCGGGGCTGGGTGGGGTGCCAGCCCGTAGAGGGGGGCGGACTGGTGCTGAGCCTGCGCCCAATGGTGCAAACCCTGGTGCTGGAACGGCTGCACCAGGAACTGGTGGCCGAGCTGGAGGCTGAATCGCTGGGGTGGTTGCAGCGGCTTCCCCTGGTGACCATGACCGCTCGCGAGGTGGTGCAGGAACGCCAGCGGGCGGCGATGCTGGTGCCCCTGGGGGACGAACTCCGGCGGCGGTACCCGACTGAGGCAGCGCTGACGGCCAAGGGCGATCGCCTGCTCCGGGCGCTGTCTGGGTTGGCCAACCAGCCCGGCTACGCCGCTAGCAACCTGATTCACCTCTGCCAGTATCTGGGGCTGGGGTTGAGCGGGGTCGATTTTGCGCAGCTGGCCATCTGGCAGGGGGACCTGCGCCGGGTGAGCCTGCAGGGAGCCAACTTTAGCCAGGCTCAGTTCAGCGATACGGCCTTTGCCACCGCCCTGGGCCGCAACCCGGTCGCCGCCTTTAGCCCGCCTGGCTCCGACCAGCGCCGCTACCTGGCCACAGGTGACCACGAAGGCCGTCTGCTGCTGTGGGACCTGAGGCGGGGCAAACTGCTGTGGATGTTTGACGAAGACCAGTCCCAGGGGGTGCGATCGCTGGCCTTTAGCCCCCAGGGTGACCTGCTGGCGGTAGGCACCGAGGCGGGAGACATCTGGCTGTGGCCAGTGGGGACGACCTACCAAACCGACGTGCTCAGCCACCACCGGGTGGCCGTGGGGGCCCTGGCCTTTAGCCCCGACGGCAGCCAGTTGGCCTCCGGTGACGACAGCGGCCAACTGTGCCTGTGGGAAGTGGCCTCGGGGATGAGCCAGGGGCAGCTGGAGGCCCACCATGGCCCAATTCACAGTCTGGCCTACAGCGCTGGGGGCGAGCGGGCAGACCCCTGGGTCAATGGCCTGGTCAGCGGAGGCGAAGACCAGCGGGCCTGCCTATGGAACACGCGCGATCGCAATCTGGTCAAAGACTTTCAGGCGCGATCGACGGCGAGCATACGCACCGCCGGGTTTCTGGCCGACCCCACCGACCCCGCCTGCCCCCAGATTCCCTTTGCGGCGGGCTACGACGACCACTGCCTCACCATTTGGAACCTGAATACTGGGTTGCCCTGCTGGATTGTGCCCGCCGATGTGCAGGCCCTGCCTGCCCTGGCCATCAGCCCCAGCGGACGCTATCTGGTGTGCAGCCGCCAGGACTTCAGCGTCTCGGTCTGGGATATTCTAGAGCGCCGCGCCTGCTATACCCTGCCCTCCCTGGGGGCCCCGGTCTGGGCCCTGGCCTTTAGCACCGACAGTCGCTACTTCGTCACCGGCAGCAACTACACCATCAAGCTCTGGAGTGCCCGGCGAGGCCAGTGCTGGCGCAGCTTTCTCAGCCAGGCCCATCGGGTTGGGTGTTTGGCCCTCAGCACCGATCCCGGCGGCGATGCCAACGCTGCCAGCGGCACCATTTTGACCGGCCACGACGACACCCACCTGCGGCTCTGGCAGATTGCCCCAGGCAGTCCCTACGCCAGCGGCCCCCGCACCCTGGCGGGCCACAGTGGTCTGGTGCGCGCCGTGGCCCTCAGCGCCGATGGTCGGTGGTTGGCCAGCAGCGCCACCGATCAGACCCTGCGGCTGTGGTCGGCGGTGAGCGCAGAGAGCCGGGTCTGGCCCACGGCGGCCCTGGCCACGCTGCTCGGCTTTAGCCCCGATGGGCAGTGGCTGGTCAGCGCCAGCCAGGAGGGTACGGTTTCGCTGTGGGACACTGCCACGGGCAGCAGCGCTGGGGATCTGGAGGCCTGCCCCGACAGCGCCACCGCCCTGGCCTTTAGCCCCGACGGGCGGGCGATCGCCATCGGGTCCCGCGACGGCAGCATTGGGCTATGGCGGCTAGATCAGCGCACCAGCCTGGGCACCCTCAGCGGCCACCAGGGGCAGATCCACGGACTGGCGGTGAGTGTGGACGGCACTATCTTGGCCAGCGCCAGCTACGACGGCACGGTGTGCTGGTGGGATCTGGCGGCGGCTCTCCACCACGGCCCCGACCAGGCCCAGCCTGCCGGGCAGTGGCGGCACCCGGCGGAACAGTGGCTACAGGGGGTAGCCCTTAACCCTACGGGCGAACTACTGGCCCTGACCAGTATGGCCGCGCAGATTGAGGTGTGGGCGGTCGCCAGCAGCCAGTGTCGCCACCGGCTCAAGGGCCACAGCCAGGACATCTGGCAGGTGGCGGTCAGCCCCAGCCGCACTCACTTGATCAGCGCCAGCCAGGACGATGAGATTCGCGTCTGGGCTCTAGATTCAGGGGTTTGCCAGCTGACCCTGCGGCCCGATCGCCCCTACGAAGGCGTCAATATTCGCGGTGCCACGGGGTTATCGGAGACCGAAACCCGCATGCTGAAATCCCTGGGGGCGATCGTCAGCTATTAG
- a CDS encoding DUF2808 domain-containing protein has product MPKSPPSRFTGSVLVSAVLALGTAGGLSAPLPAAAIQYSDGTVGFSYPLRLSESYATRSLVSEGNVTYYLTFDFPAAAAEPLDRVVVRLNEGFDSIFRYRLDATEAFANTPDGRVLLPLGEVSEDRDNRAITIAFDPPVEPGVPVTLALRPVRNPRFGGVYLFGASAYPVGDTVEPTFMGYARLSFYERDGRHRWP; this is encoded by the coding sequence ATGCCGAAATCACCCCCTTCGCGGTTCACGGGGTCCGTCCTGGTGAGCGCTGTGTTGGCCCTGGGTACGGCGGGCGGACTCTCAGCCCCGCTCCCCGCCGCCGCTATTCAATACTCTGACGGCACTGTCGGGTTTTCCTACCCCCTGCGCCTGAGCGAAAGCTACGCCACCCGCAGTCTGGTCAGCGAGGGCAACGTTACCTATTACCTCACCTTCGACTTTCCTGCCGCTGCCGCCGAACCCCTCGACCGGGTTGTGGTCAGGCTAAATGAAGGCTTTGACTCCATTTTTCGGTATCGCCTCGACGCAACCGAAGCCTTTGCCAATACCCCGGACGGGCGCGTGCTACTTCCCCTTGGCGAAGTGAGCGAAGACCGCGACAACCGGGCAATCACCATTGCCTTCGACCCGCCGGTTGAGCCTGGGGTGCCGGTTACGCTAGCGCTGCGGCCGGTCCGCAATCCGCGCTTTGGCGGGGTATACCTGTTTGGGGCCAGTGCCTACCCGGTGGGCGATACTGTAGAACCCACCTTTATGGGCTATGCCCGGCTGAGCTTCTACGAGCGTGATGGCCGCCATCGCTGGCCTTAA
- a CDS encoding PP2C family protein-serine/threonine phosphatase, whose protein sequence is MPSGSSPSFESASSALPDTPPVFALKELVARLQREQYKIQDLLSSLGFALRSLNNLNQFLELIPMIASRVTDASGGALVLFRADGQVRLERLHCQSEDQCQDVRSALEAATRQVTASFQAAPESSMMSMARNAMLALDRQVNRYLGNDFQLFGTAIIVQNVERGRLYVFSRDPDYAWTETRQKLVRLVADQTSVAIENNELTAALRKKERLDRELEIGAEIQLQLLPRECPAIEGMDLAARCKTAHRVGGDYYDFIPTTFDQLRQSDAQQSATAPWSFAIGDVMGKGVPAGLIMTMMRGMLRTEVLNGHSPARILQDLNFVMHSDLESSNRFVTLFYAEYNPKTRRLAYGNAAHNPPLLWQASTNTITRLDTPGMLLGLDMNTQYCEAEVQLQPGDTVVFYTDGFTEAANSRGDRFEEENLERALQWACRNCTSAEAILDYTFDLLDRFIGGDRGHDDDMTLVVMRVKPELQLNLFDS, encoded by the coding sequence ATGCCATCCGGGTCCTCCCCCTCCTTTGAGAGCGCTAGTAGCGCTTTGCCCGATACGCCGCCAGTGTTTGCCCTGAAGGAACTGGTGGCTCGGCTGCAGCGCGAGCAGTACAAAATTCAGGACTTGCTCAGCTCGCTGGGGTTTGCCCTGCGCAGCCTCAACAACCTGAACCAGTTCCTGGAACTGATTCCGATGATTGCCAGCCGGGTAACCGATGCCAGCGGCGGGGCCCTGGTGCTGTTTCGGGCTGACGGACAGGTGCGCCTGGAGCGGCTGCACTGCCAGAGCGAAGACCAGTGCCAGGATGTGCGATCGGCCCTGGAGGCCGCCACTCGCCAGGTGACCGCCAGTTTTCAGGCGGCTCCGGAGAGCAGCATGATGTCGATGGCCCGCAATGCCATGCTGGCCCTCGATCGCCAGGTGAACCGCTACCTGGGCAACGACTTTCAGCTGTTTGGTACCGCCATCATTGTGCAAAACGTGGAGCGGGGGCGGCTGTACGTGTTTAGCCGCGATCCCGACTACGCCTGGACCGAAACCCGTCAAAAGCTGGTGCGACTGGTGGCGGACCAGACCTCTGTGGCGATCGAAAACAATGAGCTGACGGCGGCCCTGCGTAAAAAAGAACGTCTGGACCGGGAGCTAGAAATTGGGGCCGAAATTCAGCTGCAGCTACTGCCCCGGGAGTGTCCTGCCATTGAGGGCATGGATCTGGCGGCCCGCTGCAAAACCGCCCATCGGGTGGGCGGCGACTATTACGACTTTATTCCCACCACCTTTGACCAGCTGCGCCAGAGTGACGCGCAGCAGTCGGCCACGGCCCCCTGGAGCTTTGCCATTGGCGATGTGATGGGCAAAGGTGTACCCGCCGGGTTGATTATGACGATGATGCGGGGCATGCTGCGCACGGAGGTGCTCAACGGCCATTCGCCGGCCCGCATTTTGCAGGATTTAAACTTTGTCATGCACAGCGATTTAGAAAGCTCTAATCGCTTTGTTACCCTGTTTTACGCCGAGTACAATCCCAAAACGCGGCGGTTGGCCTACGGCAACGCGGCCCACAACCCGCCCTTGCTGTGGCAGGCCTCCACCAACACGATTACGCGGTTGGATACCCCCGGTATGCTGCTGGGGCTGGACATGAATACCCAGTACTGTGAGGCGGAGGTGCAGCTCCAGCCGGGCGATACGGTGGTGTTTTACACCGATGGCTTTACGGAAGCCGCCAACTCCCGTGGCGATCGCTTTGAAGAAGAAAACCTGGAGCGCGCCCTCCAGTGGGCCTGCCGTAACTGCACCTCGGCGGAGGCCATTTTAGACTACACCTTTGACCTCCTCGATCGCTTCATTGGCGGCGATCGAGGCCATGACGACGACATGACCCTGGTGGTCATGCGGGTGAAGCCCGAACTTCAGCTCAACCTGTTCGATAGCTAG
- a CDS encoding cobalt-precorrin-6A reductase has protein sequence MGVLWIIGGTGEAVRLATALAAMAIPCLVTVTTEAARRGYPTSPYLTVWVERLDVGELEGFIGEWGVEAVLDASHPFAVEISQGAIAAAQALKIPYWRYERPVLERSPAPDWIHSVSGLGAILTPEVLSGERVLLTLGYRWLQHFAPWQTQATLFARILPSAVALAAALKAGFTPDRLIALRPPISAALEKALWQQWQITRVITKASGAPGGEDAKRAVAEQLGISLFVLRRPQIDYPAVYHSQEELLTHCQTWWSFRSDHP, from the coding sequence ATGGGGGTGCTGTGGATCATTGGGGGGACGGGGGAGGCGGTGCGGTTGGCGACCGCCCTGGCGGCGATGGCGATTCCCTGTCTGGTAACGGTGACGACTGAGGCGGCGCGGCGGGGATACCCAACTAGCCCCTATCTGACGGTATGGGTGGAACGCCTGGATGTGGGCGAACTGGAGGGATTTATCGGTGAGTGGGGGGTAGAGGCGGTGTTGGATGCGTCTCACCCGTTTGCGGTGGAGATTTCCCAGGGGGCGATCGCCGCCGCCCAGGCCCTCAAAATTCCCTACTGGCGCTACGAGCGCCCTGTCCTGGAGCGATCGCCTGCCCCCGACTGGATTCACTCTGTATCAGGGCTAGGGGCCATTCTAACCCCAGAGGTTTTGAGCGGAGAGCGGGTGCTGCTGACCCTCGGCTATCGCTGGCTACAGCATTTTGCTCCCTGGCAGACCCAGGCCACGCTCTTTGCCCGCATCCTGCCCTCGGCGGTGGCTTTAGCGGCGGCCCTGAAGGCTGGGTTCACCCCGGACCGACTGATTGCCCTGCGCCCCCCAATCAGCGCAGCGCTGGAAAAAGCGCTCTGGCAGCAGTGGCAGATTACCCGAGTGATTACAAAAGCCTCTGGTGCCCCCGGTGGCGAAGACGCCAAACGGGCCGTAGCCGAGCAGTTAGGCATTTCCCTCTTTGTCCTCCGTCGGCCCCAGATTGACTATCCAGCGGTCTACCACAGCCAGGAGGAACTTTTGACCCACTGCCAAACCTGGTGGTCCTTCCGTTCAGACCACCCCTGA